The Timaviella obliquedivisa GSE-PSE-MK23-08B genome window below encodes:
- the gcvT gene encoding glycine cleavage system aminomethyltransferase GcvT, which yields MSYPKIPFYTPLHLLHLELSARMVPFSGWEMPVQYSGISKEHQAVRQQVGLFDISHMGKFVLSGHNLIEQIQYLVPSDLSRLQPGEAQYTVLLNPSAGIIDDLIIYYQGINKVGEERITTIVNASTASKDRDWLQAHLDLSQIHFQDLSLTQTLIAIQGPESVQALQKFVKEDLSAVKRFGHLDGTVLGELGFLARTGYTGEDGFEVMVAPEVGVELWRSLISQNVLPCGLGARDTLRLEAAMALYGQDINEQTTPLEAGLGWVVHLDRKGDFIGRSGLEAQKQSGVSRRLVGLKMEGRNIARHDYPIFYEGEPVGTVTSGTLSPTLGYPIALGYVRSDLSKLNQLVDVEIRGKTYPATVVKRPFYKS from the coding sequence ATGTCTTATCCTAAAATCCCTTTTTATACTCCGCTTCATTTGCTTCATCTTGAACTTAGCGCCAGGATGGTACCGTTCTCGGGGTGGGAAATGCCAGTTCAATATAGCGGCATTAGCAAAGAGCATCAGGCAGTTCGACAGCAAGTAGGTTTATTCGATATTTCACACATGGGCAAGTTTGTTTTGAGCGGTCATAACCTTATTGAGCAGATCCAATATCTTGTTCCATCTGATTTGAGCCGCTTACAACCTGGCGAAGCCCAATACACAGTTCTACTAAACCCCAGTGCAGGCATTATTGACGACCTAATTATTTATTATCAAGGTATCAATAAAGTGGGGGAAGAACGCATCACCACCATTGTGAATGCGTCTACCGCTTCTAAGGATAGAGATTGGCTACAGGCTCATCTGGATTTATCACAAATTCATTTCCAAGATCTTTCTCTCACGCAAACGCTAATCGCAATTCAGGGTCCTGAATCTGTACAAGCTCTTCAAAAATTTGTGAAGGAAGATTTATCGGCTGTTAAACGGTTTGGTCACTTGGATGGGACTGTCTTAGGAGAACTTGGTTTTTTGGCTCGGACGGGGTACACGGGCGAAGACGGGTTTGAGGTGATGGTTGCCCCGGAAGTTGGGGTAGAGTTGTGGCGATCGCTTATTTCTCAAAATGTTCTTCCCTGTGGGCTTGGCGCACGCGATACTTTGCGGCTTGAAGCTGCTATGGCGCTTTATGGACAGGATATTAATGAGCAGACGACTCCGTTAGAAGCTGGGCTAGGCTGGGTGGTGCATCTTGACCGAAAGGGTGATTTTATTGGGCGATCGGGTTTAGAGGCACAGAAACAATCCGGAGTTTCTCGGCGGTTAGTTGGGTTGAAAATGGAAGGACGCAATATTGCCCGCCATGACTACCCAATTTTTTATGAAGGAGAACCTGTAGGAACAGTGACGAGTGGCACGCTTTCTCCCACTTTAGGCTACCCGATCGCCCTGGGCTATGTTCGTAGCGATCTTTCAAAACTCAATCAGTTAGTGGATGTAGAAATAAGAGGCAAAACTTATCCCGCAACCGTAGTGAAGCGACCCTTTTATAAAAGCTAA
- a CDS encoding LptF/LptG family permease gives MDRYLAIELILPFLFGVGVFSSLGVSVDALFDLIRKITESGLSFAIAAKIFFLRFPQFVAYSFPMATLLATLMTYSRLSSDSELTALKACGVSVYRMVLPALGICCLITGITFAFNELIVPAANYQSAITLAEALQEDNPPFSERNIRYEEYKKITLPNGESEQALSRLFYAKKFDGERMQGLTILDFSQEGLEQIVSAKSAQWNSQQSLWDFSNGTIYIVSTDGAFRNIVTFDNQQLKLPRAPLDLATRKRNYDEMNIAEASGYLDLLKQGGSDDQIRKLQVRIQQKYALPFVCIAFGLVGAALGSHLERAGRATGFAISLGIIFGYYLLTIVFGSLAQLGYISPVLGGWLPNLFGLIAAGLLLVRSSR, from the coding sequence ATGGATCGATATTTAGCGATCGAGCTAATCTTGCCATTTTTGTTTGGAGTCGGCGTTTTTTCGTCGCTAGGCGTTTCGGTTGATGCGTTATTTGATTTGATTCGTAAGATTACTGAGTCGGGGCTGTCATTTGCGATCGCCGCCAAAATTTTCTTCCTCAGGTTTCCTCAGTTTGTCGCGTATTCCTTCCCCATGGCAACCCTGTTGGCAACGCTCATGACCTATAGCCGCCTCTCCAGCGATAGCGAACTCACTGCCCTCAAAGCTTGTGGCGTTAGCGTTTACCGCATGGTTCTGCCTGCCTTAGGCATTTGCTGTCTCATTACTGGAATTACCTTTGCCTTCAACGAACTTATTGTTCCAGCCGCCAACTATCAATCTGCTATCACTTTGGCGGAAGCGCTACAAGAAGACAATCCTCCTTTCAGTGAACGAAATATTCGCTACGAAGAGTACAAAAAAATTACTCTTCCTAACGGCGAAAGTGAACAAGCCCTATCACGCCTCTTCTATGCCAAAAAGTTTGACGGCGAACGAATGCAAGGCCTCACGATCCTCGACTTTTCTCAAGAAGGCTTGGAGCAGATTGTGAGCGCTAAATCTGCCCAGTGGAACAGTCAGCAGAGCCTCTGGGACTTCTCGAATGGCACCATCTATATCGTTTCAACAGATGGTGCTTTCCGCAATATCGTCACCTTTGACAACCAACAACTCAAGCTACCGCGCGCGCCCCTCGACCTCGCTACTCGTAAGCGAAACTACGATGAGATGAACATTGCTGAGGCGTCAGGCTATCTAGATCTCCTTAAGCAAGGCGGTAGTGATGATCAAATCCGCAAGCTTCAAGTCCGGATACAGCAAAAGTATGCCCTCCCCTTTGTCTGTATTGCTTTTGGGTTAGTAGGCGCTGCGTTGGGTTCTCACCTAGAACGGGCAGGTCGAGCTACCGGGTTTGCCATTAGCTTGGGGATTATTTTTGGGTACTATTTATTAACGATCGTATTTGGGTCGCTCGCTCAGCTGGGGTACATTTCTCCAGTTTTAGGAGGGTGGCTTCCCAACCTGTTCGGTCTGATCGCCGCAGGGTTGCTTTTGGTTCGTTCGTCGCGATAA
- the lptB gene encoding LPS export ABC transporter ATP-binding protein codes for MKIVLENIHKSYGKRVVVNRVHLSVAMGEVVGLLGPNGAGKTSTFYIATGLEKPDQGKVWLNDRDITAMPIFERARLGIGYLAQEPSIFRHLSVKDNILLVLQQTQVPAEKCQERLHYLLKEFRLEKVASTLGIRVSGGERRRTEIARALAAGVDGPKFLFLDEPFAGIDPIAVTEIQEIIGRLRDRQMGILITDHNVRETLEITDRGYIMRDGQILASGSSEELYANPLVRQHYLGDGFHL; via the coding sequence TTGAAAATTGTATTGGAGAACATCCACAAATCCTATGGGAAGCGCGTTGTTGTCAATCGCGTTCATCTCTCTGTGGCAATGGGAGAGGTCGTAGGATTGCTGGGGCCTAATGGAGCAGGCAAAACTTCTACGTTTTACATCGCCACAGGGCTAGAGAAGCCAGATCAGGGAAAAGTTTGGCTTAACGATCGCGATATCACTGCAATGCCGATTTTTGAGCGAGCGCGGCTTGGGATTGGCTACCTGGCTCAAGAACCTAGTATTTTTCGACATTTGAGCGTTAAAGATAATATCTTGCTGGTTCTTCAACAAACCCAAGTGCCCGCCGAAAAGTGTCAAGAGCGCCTACACTATCTCCTCAAAGAATTTCGGTTAGAAAAAGTTGCGTCCACTTTAGGAATTCGCGTATCAGGCGGCGAACGGCGGCGAACCGAGATCGCTAGAGCGCTAGCTGCTGGGGTAGACGGCCCTAAGTTTTTGTTTTTGGATGAACCTTTTGCTGGAATTGACCCGATCGCTGTCACCGAAATTCAAGAAATTATTGGGCGGTTGCGCGATCGCCAAATGGGTATTCTAATCACCGATCACAACGTTCGCGAAACTTTGGAAATTACCGATCGCGGCTACATCATGCGCGACGGACAAATCCTGGCATCAGGTAGCAGTGAGGAGCTTTATGCCAATCCCCTTGTGCGTCAACATTATTTAGGCGATGGCTTTCACCTCTAG